Proteins from a single region of Dyadobacter fanqingshengii:
- a CDS encoding glycoside hydrolase family 16 protein, whose translation MKRFAFLIAVLTGLDGIQACAQPAETPKAKVSTYEFAATPSWQDEFDYSGKPDPKKWNYDLGDHGWGNNELQNYTDKVENAKVEDGYLIIEAIKGKSGKVNYSSARLVSKGKGDFLYGKFEIRAKLPKGRGTWPAIWMLASENNYGNKGWPDNGEIDIMEHVGFDQNKIHGNVHTKAFNHSIGTNKGNNVVVETVSDEFHTYSCEWTPESVKILLDGKDYFTFTKEAGYEWAQWPFDKPFHLILNIAVGGNWGGQKGVDDSIFPRKMEIDYVRVYPLVEKK comes from the coding sequence ATGAAAAGATTCGCATTCCTCATTGCTGTCTTAACTGGCTTGGATGGGATACAAGCCTGCGCACAACCAGCAGAAACCCCAAAAGCGAAAGTCTCCACCTACGAGTTCGCCGCCACGCCATCCTGGCAGGATGAATTCGATTATTCCGGCAAGCCCGATCCCAAAAAATGGAATTACGACCTGGGTGATCATGGCTGGGGGAATAATGAGTTACAGAATTATACGGATAAGGTCGAAAATGCAAAGGTTGAAGATGGATACCTGATCATTGAGGCCATCAAGGGAAAGTCGGGGAAAGTCAATTACAGCTCCGCCCGACTGGTTTCGAAAGGCAAGGGAGATTTCCTTTACGGCAAATTTGAGATCCGGGCGAAGCTGCCGAAAGGCCGCGGCACCTGGCCGGCAATCTGGATGCTGGCGAGCGAAAATAATTATGGAAACAAAGGCTGGCCGGATAATGGCGAAATTGATATCATGGAGCACGTCGGGTTTGACCAGAACAAAATCCACGGAAATGTTCATACCAAAGCATTTAACCATTCAATTGGCACAAATAAGGGCAACAATGTAGTAGTTGAGACCGTCTCTGACGAATTTCATACATATTCATGCGAATGGACGCCGGAATCAGTGAAGATACTGCTCGATGGGAAGGACTATTTTACTTTTACCAAAGAAGCTGGCTATGAATGGGCACAGTGGCCATTTGATAAACCTTTTCATTTAATTTTAAACATTGCTGTTGGAGGCAATTGGGGTGGACAGAAAGGCGTGGATGACAGCATTTTCCCTCGAAAAATGGAGATCGATTACGTGCGTGTTTACCCGCTTGTTGAGAAAAAGTAG
- a CDS encoding DNA polymerase III subunit gamma/tau, with amino-acid sequence MDNFVVSARKYRPVTFDSVVGQSHITTTLKNAIRTNHLAQAFLFCGPRGVGKTTCARILAKTINCQNLGDDVEACGACESCVSFQNNASFNIHELDAASNNSVEDIRNLIDQVRYPPQTGKYKIYIIDEVHMLSQAAFNAFLKTLEEPPGYAIFILATTEKHKILPTILSRCQIFDFNRIQPKDIAYHLSDIAKKEGIETEKEALELIGQKADGGLRDALSMFDLNVTFSTDNRLTYEAVLENLHILDYDYYFKITDALTSGSIARSLVLFDEILRKGFDGHLFVVGLLEHFRNLLVCKDPQTVTLLQVSESAERKYQQQSALADMSFLLSALSIASQCDINYKSAKNQRLHVELCLMKLANLPHVLQLSSLTAVDETAKKKVEPELKPLNPDPATPVEAKTNGIPANGFSTNGNHTDAQTRATQPAQAPSKLKNTIALAPSAPNADIAVKESPQGEIENAIANAPNNAIKDALSLETLQTHWYEFAEKRRMAGNSTTEEISLNKEFKLEGTTIEIALDNTHQLEAMANVRYELLTYLKSRLDAPRLEINPRVDPQKVNRLPYTPAEKFNYMAEKNPYLLELKQALGLDVDF; translated from the coding sequence ATGGATAATTTCGTTGTCTCGGCCAGAAAGTATCGTCCCGTCACTTTCGACTCGGTGGTTGGCCAGTCACATATCACTACAACATTAAAAAACGCAATCCGCACCAATCACCTGGCGCAGGCCTTCCTTTTTTGCGGGCCAAGAGGGGTTGGAAAGACCACATGCGCACGGATTTTGGCCAAAACCATTAACTGCCAGAACCTTGGCGATGATGTGGAAGCCTGCGGAGCTTGCGAATCTTGTGTAAGCTTTCAAAACAATGCATCATTCAACATTCACGAGCTGGATGCTGCTTCTAATAACTCCGTCGAAGATATCCGTAACCTCATCGATCAGGTTCGTTACCCGCCTCAAACGGGGAAGTACAAGATCTATATTATTGATGAGGTTCACATGCTTTCGCAAGCGGCTTTCAATGCATTTTTGAAAACATTGGAAGAGCCGCCGGGTTATGCCATTTTTATCCTGGCTACAACAGAAAAGCATAAAATCCTGCCGACCATTCTTTCGCGTTGCCAGATCTTCGATTTCAACCGCATTCAGCCGAAAGATATCGCTTATCACCTCTCCGATATTGCGAAGAAAGAAGGCATTGAAACAGAAAAAGAAGCATTGGAATTAATCGGTCAAAAGGCGGATGGCGGTCTTCGGGATGCGCTTTCGATGTTTGACCTTAATGTGACTTTCTCAACGGATAACAGGCTTACTTACGAGGCTGTGCTGGAAAATCTGCACATTCTGGATTATGATTATTATTTCAAAATCACAGACGCGCTGACTTCCGGCAGCATTGCACGTTCCCTTGTTTTGTTTGATGAAATTTTAAGAAAGGGCTTTGACGGCCATCTGTTCGTGGTCGGACTTTTAGAGCATTTCAGAAATTTGTTGGTTTGCAAAGATCCGCAAACTGTAACGCTTTTGCAGGTTTCGGAATCAGCGGAACGAAAATATCAGCAGCAATCTGCACTGGCTGATATGAGCTTTTTATTATCGGCGCTTAGCATTGCAAGTCAATGTGATATCAATTATAAATCGGCAAAAAATCAGCGGTTGCATGTCGAGCTATGTTTGATGAAGCTTGCTAATCTGCCCCATGTTCTTCAACTTTCCTCCCTTACCGCCGTTGATGAAACGGCAAAAAAAAAAGTTGAGCCCGAATTAAAACCCTTAAATCCTGATCCGGCAACGCCCGTAGAAGCCAAGACTAATGGAATTCCTGCCAACGGATTTTCAACCAATGGAAATCATACGGATGCCCAGACGCGTGCAACCCAACCTGCACAGGCTCCGTCGAAGTTAAAAAATACCATCGCGTTAGCCCCAAGTGCGCCTAATGCAGATATAGCTGTTAAGGAATCGCCACAAGGAGAGATTGAAAATGCCATAGCCAATGCTCCTAATAATGCCATAAAGGACGCATTGTCATTAGAGACATTACAAACGCATTGGTATGAATTTGCCGAAAAACGGAGGATGGCAGGCAATTCAACGACGGAAGAAATCAGTTTAAACAAAGAATTCAAACTGGAAGGCACGACCATTGAAATTGCTTTGGACAACACACATCAGCTGGAAGCAATGGCCAATGTGCGTTATGAACTGCTCACTTATCTCAAAAGCCGCCTTGACGCGCCAAGATTAGAAATCAATCCGCGTGTAGATCCCCAAAAAGTGAACCGGCTTCCTTACACACCGGCAGAGAAATTCAATTATATGGCTGAGAAAAATCCCTATTTGCTGGAATTGAAGCAAGCTTTGGGATTGGATGTAGACTTTTAA
- a CDS encoding GSCFA domain-containing protein, whose amino-acid sequence MREIKLSTEVGVAAADWKINQHSKIVTIGSCFADVLGSQLSAYKFKVLNNHFGTVFNPLAIAKILDATLESKQPNPALFVENSDRIWLHHDFHSSLYGRDQAELLAQLTDKMATARAFVQKADLLVITFGTAFGYRHKQTNQIIGNCHKLPSDRFVKELLHPDQIMIAYEQLIQKLQSFQRNLRVILTVSPVRHTRDTLPLNQVSKSTLRLVCHRLSEKYKQVEYFPSYEIMVDELRDYRFYEDDLIHPNKLAEDFIFNVFSKAFIDSDALHFMKEWDGIRQMMLHRPLHGHTESHQKLLKSVLAKLNALYSQIDVTKEIRELEEKIHEFSDVR is encoded by the coding sequence ATGAGGGAAATTAAGCTCAGTACTGAGGTTGGGGTTGCCGCAGCGGATTGGAAAATTAACCAGCATTCCAAGATTGTGACCATTGGGTCTTGCTTTGCAGATGTGCTTGGTAGTCAGCTTTCTGCGTATAAATTCAAGGTTCTTAACAATCATTTTGGGACTGTTTTTAATCCGCTTGCTATTGCGAAAATTCTGGATGCGACGCTGGAAAGTAAGCAGCCGAATCCAGCATTGTTTGTAGAGAATTCCGATAGGATCTGGCTTCACCACGATTTTCATTCGTCACTATATGGAAGGGATCAGGCGGAATTGCTGGCACAGCTGACGGACAAGATGGCGACTGCAAGAGCATTTGTGCAAAAGGCCGATCTTTTGGTCATTACATTTGGGACTGCGTTTGGCTACCGGCATAAGCAGACCAATCAGATCATTGGTAATTGTCACAAACTGCCTTCCGACCGCTTCGTAAAAGAATTGCTGCATCCCGACCAGATCATGATCGCATATGAGCAGCTGATTCAAAAACTGCAGTCTTTCCAAAGAAACCTAAGGGTCATATTAACGGTGAGTCCGGTAAGACATACGCGGGACACGTTGCCGCTGAATCAGGTCAGCAAGTCCACATTACGGCTGGTTTGCCATCGCTTGTCTGAAAAATACAAACAAGTGGAGTATTTTCCATCTTATGAAATCATGGTGGATGAGCTGCGTGATTACCGTTTTTATGAAGATGATCTGATCCATCCCAACAAGCTTGCAGAGGACTTTATTTTTAATGTTTTTTCCAAAGCATTTATTGATAGTGACGCCCTCCATTTTATGAAAGAGTGGGACGGAATACGGCAAATGATGCTGCACCGGCCTTTGCACGGGCACACGGAAAGCCATCAGAAATTATTGAAAAGCGTGCTGGCTAAATTAAATGCGCTTTATTCACAAATTGATGTTACGAAAGAAATCAGGGAACTTGAAGAGAAGATCCACGAATTTTCAGATGTGAGATAA
- the yajC gene encoding preprotein translocase subunit YajC, producing MKFSILAQAASGGSEAMIYQVIMWVGIIGVFYFFMIRPQQKKQKEQKELLGNLKKGDQVVTIGGIHARVYTVEDTTVTLELDKGVKLTVDKSAVARTIAA from the coding sequence ATGAAGTTTTCCATTTTAGCACAAGCAGCGTCCGGCGGTTCAGAAGCCATGATTTACCAGGTTATTATGTGGGTTGGTATCATTGGTGTATTTTACTTTTTCATGATCCGTCCGCAGCAAAAGAAGCAAAAAGAGCAAAAAGAGCTTCTTGGCAATCTTAAAAAAGGAGATCAGGTCGTTACAATAGGAGGGATCCATGCCCGGGTTTACACAGTTGAGGATACAACTGTTACGCTGGAATTGGACAAAGGAGTGAAGCTTACGGTGGATAAATCGGCGGTTGCGCGTACCATTGCAGCGTAA
- a CDS encoding DUF6934 family protein, producing the protein MQEDFYPFSLSHHKLRYEFVSVSTIKEIRKVVTLDLTTSANTYNLALLDTLDSGKLSDLVESNNNDLSKVLATIFQIIENFFRKCPKSLIAFRGSDERRQRLYRIVITRELSKIVKKFEVYGSIENQIFLFEPNIEYDFYLISKL; encoded by the coding sequence ATGCAGGAAGATTTTTATCCGTTTTCTCTATCCCACCACAAACTGCGTTACGAATTTGTTAGTGTGAGTACAATTAAGGAAATTAGAAAAGTTGTAACACTTGACCTCACGACGTCGGCAAACACATACAATCTGGCTTTGCTAGATACCCTTGATTCAGGAAAACTAAGTGATCTTGTCGAAAGCAACAATAATGATTTAAGTAAAGTACTCGCTACGATCTTTCAGATTATAGAAAACTTTTTTCGAAAATGTCCGAAATCCTTAATCGCATTCAGGGGCAGCGATGAGCGCAGGCAAAGGCTTTATAGGATTGTAATCACACGAGAATTATCCAAAATTGTCAAAAAATTTGAAGTATACGGAAGCATTGAAAATCAAATTTTTTTGTTTGAGCCAAATATAGAATATGATTTTTACCTCATCTCGAAACTATGA
- a CDS encoding NifU family protein, giving the protein MDSKEKTIELIEQALDSVRPYLHADGGDVKFVELTDDLVVKLELQGSCQSCPMSAMTFRAGLEESIRKAVPHVSKVVAVNVAELA; this is encoded by the coding sequence ATGGATTCAAAAGAAAAAACAATAGAACTCATCGAGCAAGCGCTCGATTCGGTACGACCTTACTTGCATGCAGACGGCGGAGATGTGAAATTTGTGGAACTGACTGATGATCTGGTCGTTAAATTGGAATTGCAGGGCTCTTGCCAAAGCTGCCCGATGAGCGCAATGACATTTCGCGCAGGTCTTGAAGAATCCATCCGTAAAGCTGTCCCGCACGTAAGCAAAGTGGTTGCTGTAAATGTCGCTGAACTGGCCTGA
- a CDS encoding Mrp/NBP35 family ATP-binding protein: MGEFTINKEKVLQALSTVEEPDLKKDLVTLGMIQDIEIGVNQVRFTVVLTTPACPLKELIRRNCEAAIHEHLSPDVEVVIKLTANVTSTRQSGPIIPGVKNVIAISSGKGGVGKSTVTANLAMALHRSGAKVGIIDADIFGPSIPVMFGAENMQPTITPKDGKNYINPIRQYGIKMISIGFLTPPDSAVVWRGPMASQALKQFFADTDWGDLDYLLIDLPPGTSDIHLTLVQTVPVTGAVIVTTPQKVALADAIKGLQMFKQPQINVPILGVIENMAWFTPEELPDHQYYIFGKGGGQLLADKFDVPLLGQIPLVQGIREAGDEGRPAVMDVNPIVNDAFRDAAESLAQQVAIRNASKEKTQPVEIQVSA, from the coding sequence ATGGGAGAATTTACTATCAATAAAGAGAAAGTTTTACAGGCGCTCAGCACTGTTGAAGAACCTGACCTGAAAAAGGACCTGGTTACACTAGGTATGATCCAGGACATTGAAATCGGGGTTAATCAGGTGAGGTTTACGGTTGTTCTTACAACGCCTGCCTGCCCTTTGAAAGAGTTGATCCGCAGGAATTGCGAGGCGGCCATCCACGAACATTTAAGTCCTGACGTTGAGGTTGTTATCAAACTTACGGCCAATGTCACTTCCACACGCCAGTCGGGGCCGATTATCCCAGGCGTAAAGAATGTGATTGCTATATCTTCGGGAAAAGGTGGGGTTGGTAAATCAACCGTTACTGCAAATCTGGCAATGGCACTGCACCGTTCAGGCGCTAAGGTGGGCATTATCGATGCGGACATCTTCGGGCCTTCGATCCCGGTTATGTTCGGCGCTGAAAATATGCAGCCGACAATTACACCGAAGGATGGTAAAAACTACATTAACCCGATCCGCCAATATGGAATTAAAATGATCTCCATTGGTTTCCTGACACCGCCTGATAGCGCAGTAGTTTGGCGCGGTCCGATGGCCAGTCAGGCTTTGAAGCAGTTTTTTGCAGATACGGATTGGGGTGATCTTGATTATCTACTGATAGATTTACCTCCCGGAACAAGCGATATACATTTAACATTGGTGCAAACGGTGCCGGTTACCGGGGCAGTAATTGTTACAACGCCTCAGAAAGTTGCCCTGGCGGATGCTATTAAGGGTTTGCAAATGTTCAAACAACCACAGATCAATGTTCCGATCCTGGGTGTGATTGAAAATATGGCTTGGTTTACGCCGGAAGAGCTGCCCGATCATCAGTATTATATTTTTGGAAAAGGCGGAGGCCAGTTGCTTGCTGACAAGTTTGATGTTCCATTACTGGGTCAGATTCCGCTTGTGCAGGGCATAAGGGAGGCTGGCGATGAAGGTCGGCCGGCTGTGATGGATGTGAATCCAATTGTAAATGATGCATTTCGCGATGCTGCCGAGTCTCTGGCTCAACAGGTGGCGATCAGAAATGCTTCGAAGGAAAAAACGCAGCCTGTTGAAATCCAGGTTTCAGCGTGA
- the coaE gene encoding dephospho-CoA kinase (Dephospho-CoA kinase (CoaE) performs the final step in coenzyme A biosynthesis.), which produces MSLPLQIGITGGIGSGKSVVCKLFSCLGIPVYNADSRAKWLTNHNQQIINRVVALLGRDSYDAEGRYNTSYVSSLVFNNDDLLKKLNAIIHPVVMQDTADWVQNHATSPYVVKEAAIMNKAGDRNSLDYVVVVEAPLQLRVSRILQRDKRSEDEIRAIVKRQVSDEDRKKVADFFINNDEESALIPQVLKLHDIFKIGDRSI; this is translated from the coding sequence ATGTCCCTTCCCCTTCAAATTGGAATAACCGGCGGAATTGGATCCGGAAAAAGCGTTGTCTGTAAGCTGTTTTCCTGTCTCGGAATTCCCGTCTACAATGCAGACAGCCGCGCAAAATGGCTGACCAATCACAATCAGCAAATCATTAATCGCGTTGTTGCTCTCCTGGGAAGAGACTCATACGACGCAGAAGGTCGTTATAATACTTCCTATGTAAGCTCGCTGGTTTTCAACAACGACGATTTACTTAAAAAACTGAATGCGATCATTCACCCCGTTGTCATGCAGGACACTGCCGACTGGGTTCAAAATCATGCAACTTCGCCGTATGTGGTGAAGGAAGCTGCGATTATGAATAAAGCCGGTGACCGGAATTCGCTGGATTATGTAGTTGTGGTAGAAGCGCCGCTGCAATTGCGTGTAAGCAGGATTTTGCAGAGAGACAAGCGGAGTGAAGATGAGATCAGGGCTATTGTGAAAAGGCAGGTTTCTGACGAGGATCGGAAAAAAGTGGCTGATTTTTTTATCAATAATGATGAAGAGTCTGCCTTAATTCCGCAGGTTTTGAAATTGCATGACATTTTTAAGATAGGAGACAGGTCAATTTAA